TACAGCCGATGTGTATCTTCGACGTCTCGGTAACTTCTGTCAATCCCAGGATTTCACTCCCAAGAAGCTTGCTGCGAAGAGCGAAAAGGAGCTCTATGGTATTCTGCTGGACTACGTCAGCATGCTTGAACAAGAGGAGAAGGCGGGCTCTTACATCGGCTCCATAGTCAGGGCGTTGAAATCATGGCTTACCCACAACGACAAGGTGCTGAGAAAGAAGATAAAGATCAGAGCAGGAAACACGTTTCCGACGCTGAAGGATGAGAGAGTTCCGACTCCTCAAGAATTGAAGAAGATATTCCTCTCTGGAGACAAGAAGAGTCGAGTTGCCTGCGCCCTGGTGGCTCATTCGGGACTGAGGCTCCAGTCGTTGGGGGCATATCTGGGTGACGACGGTCTTCGAATAGGTGACATCCCCGAGCTCCGAATCCGAGGAGACGGCGTGGAGTTCATGGAGGTGCCCGCCATGATCGTCGTGAGACCAGAACTCAGCAAGGCGGGACACAAGTACATCACCTTCCTCTCCGAAGAGGGCTGTGATCATCTGAAGGACTATCTGGAAGAGAGGCTAAGGGAGGGAGAGAGCCTCAACAGGCGT
The nucleotide sequence above comes from Candidatus Thermoplasmatota archaeon. Encoded proteins:
- a CDS encoding site-specific integrase: MKRRGRGSCYRKLLENPEVRRWYDNNARGSVVTADVYLRRLGNFCQSQDFTPKKLAAKSEKELYGILLDYVSMLEQEEKAGSYIGSIVRALKSWLTHNDKVLRKKIKIRAGNTFPTLKDERVPTPQELKKIFLSGDKKSRVACALVAHSGLRLQSLGAYLGDDGLRIGDIPELRIRGDGVEFMEVPAMIVVRPELSKAGHKYITFLSEEGCDHLKDYLEERLREGESLNRR